DNA from Cyanobacteriota bacterium:
AAGCGCTGGGCTTCTAGGAGCTTATTAGCCTGTTCTAGCTCAGCCAAGCGCTCTTGCAATTCTTGGGCAATAGCTTCACAGGCAGCTTGCAGGCGTTCTTCTGGGGTCACAAAGTGACGAGCAGGATAAATATTCACAGTTTGCAGACTTTGGAGAGTCACGCCAGTGATGGGGTCAATGTAGCGAATGGCATCAATCTCATCCCCAAAAAACTCGACCCGAGTCACTCGATCTTCATAGGAAGGGCCGATTTCTAAGACATCGCCCTTGACTCGAAACCGTCCGCGCCCTACTTCTAAATCGTTGCGCTCGTATTGCACGTTAGTCAAATCTCGCAAAATTTGGCGTTGGTCAGCCTCCATGCCCACTTCTAGCTTCACGGCAGCATTTAGATATTCTGAGGGAATCCCCAAGCCATAGATACAACTAATGGAAGCGACAACAATTACATCTCGACGCTCAAACAGCGATCGCGTAGCTGAGTGCCGCAACATATCAATCTCGTCATTGATAGCAGCCGTCTTAGCAATATAGGTATCAGTAACAGGAATATAAGCCTCTGGTTGGTAATAGTCGTAATAGCTGATGAAATACTCCACAGCATTGTGGGGAAAAAACTCTCGTAACTCATTGCAGAGCTGAGCTGCCAAAGTCTTGTTATGGGCCAGCACTAG
Protein-coding regions in this window:
- a CDS encoding DEAD/DEAH box helicase family protein, translating into MGSFQIEAPFAPAGDQPQAIEQLVASIEAGHRFQTLLGATGTGKTHTIARVIDRIGKPTLVLAHNKTLAAQLCNELREFFPHNAVEYFISYYDYYQPEAYIPVTDTYIAKTAAINDEIDMLRHSATRSLFERRDVIVVASISCIYGLGIPSEYLNAAVKLEVGMEADQRQILRDLTNVQYERNDLEVGRGRFRVKGDVLEIGPSYEDRVTRVEFFGDEIDAIRYIDPITGVTLQSLQTVNIYPARHFVTPEERLQAACEAIAQELQERLAELEQANKLLEAQR